One genomic segment of Methanobacterium spitsbergense includes these proteins:
- a CDS encoding FAD-dependent oxidoreductase, producing MNVVIVGGGSAGRTAAIEAATIGENVTLIEMDKIGGKCLNTGCMVVCGLNDVARFIKNAQKFNQMEITNSNFKIDFEKVAEGIINTTGKIRRVLTSETKKAGVNIVYGNADIKEGLVSVDSKEYPYDKLIIATGSYAFIPPIKGAKYAKIYKDVLDYKDVPRKLIIIGSGTIATEFAGIFSAMGSEVHILSRGSFLKQVDQDIKDYIVKKLLKGVEIHENLTATEIYPDGVLTKSGRLDGDVLLAVGMIPNSELVKELVETGKRGEIIVNKRMETSHPNIYAAGDVVGGIGTTPVARMEGVVAARNACGIAAQVDYRFIPSSISLYYDVSYINSNENGVEGHIPGSAGPGAFWNVLDRETGITKAVVDAEKGDIKGVSSISPSSRTVLAYTSKFMRDGKKTYDFDDFVEAHPSTDAVYKLMRFFSKFG from the coding sequence ATGAATGTGGTAATAGTTGGCGGAGGATCAGCAGGTAGAACAGCTGCCATTGAAGCAGCTACAATAGGTGAAAACGTTACCCTAATAGAAATGGATAAAATTGGGGGAAAATGCCTTAACACCGGATGTATGGTGGTATGCGGCCTTAATGATGTTGCTAGATTTATAAAAAATGCCCAGAAATTTAATCAAATGGAGATCACAAATTCAAACTTCAAAATAGACTTTGAAAAGGTAGCAGAAGGAATAATAAATACTACAGGGAAAATAAGGAGAGTTCTTACTTCTGAAACAAAAAAAGCAGGAGTTAATATTGTTTATGGTAATGCCGATATAAAGGAAGGACTAGTATCTGTTGATAGTAAAGAATACCCCTACGATAAATTGATCATCGCAACGGGTTCATATGCATTTATTCCACCAATAAAGGGAGCAAAATATGCCAAAATATATAAAGATGTGTTAGATTACAAAGATGTTCCCAGAAAATTGATCATTATTGGAAGCGGGACTATAGCAACAGAATTTGCAGGTATTTTCTCTGCAATGGGCTCTGAAGTCCATATATTATCCCGTGGGAGTTTCTTGAAACAAGTTGACCAAGATATTAAAGATTATATTGTTAAAAAACTCCTTAAAGGAGTAGAAATACATGAAAATCTTACTGCAACTGAAATTTATCCCGATGGTGTTTTAACAAAATCAGGACGCTTGGATGGAGATGTTCTTCTGGCAGTGGGTATGATCCCAAACTCTGAACTTGTAAAAGAACTAGTTGAAACAGGAAAAAGGGGAGAAATAATTGTAAATAAAAGGATGGAAACAAGTCACCCCAATATTTATGCTGCAGGGGATGTTGTCGGAGGTATAGGAACTACTCCTGTGGCTAGAATGGAGGGTGTTGTTGCTGCTCGTAATGCATGTGGAATTGCTGCTCAAGTGGATTACAGATTTATTCCTTCTTCCATATCATTATACTATGATGTGAGTTATATAAATTCAAACGAAAATGGAGTTGAGGGCCATATACCCGGATCAGCTGGTCCTGGCGCCTTTTGGAATGTTCTTGATAGAGAAACAGGAATAACAAAGGCTGTTGTCGATGCTGAAAAGGGAGATATTAAAGGTGTTTCTTCTATATCTCCATCCTCCCGTACTGTGTTGGCTTACACTTCCAAATTTATGAGGGATGGTAAAAAAACGTATGATTTCGATGATTTTGTTGAAGCTCATCCATCAACAGATGCTGTATACAAATTAATGAGATTCTTCTCCAAGTTTGGATAA
- the trpE gene encoding anthranilate synthase component I, with protein sequence MNVFGEYNIKINEPKSMDLNFDSPFELFKNLYSNYSSTFLLESMESDSGLARFSVLGFKPSAILRARGNILEIEKDGQIDEIEIGNPFDEIRKLTSNATGKKGFRGGLVGYVSYEAARHFQPIPLQQGEKPDFEFGLFLDGIIFDRIRNKCEYVTLGENRLEEIENISKQEYEIEGLQYREKNHHFSRQEFESMVLEVKERIKAGEIFQGVISNAREYELKGNKLSFYDSLRRINPSPYMYHLKLGENEIIGSSPEMLVRVENRMVETFPIAGTRKRGKTLIEDEKLKKELLQDDKERAEHLMLVDLARNDVGKVSEFGTVMVPEYMGVKKFSHVQHIVSRVQGKLRRDKTAVDAFEAMFPAGTLSGAPKIRAMEIIDELENLPRGPYAGAVGYFSLNGNADFAITIRTMVCEGNNAKIQAGAGIVHDSIPEEEYIECENKAGALISALNDASHENLESENTSSKRRQIK encoded by the coding sequence GTGAATGTTTTTGGCGAATATAATATAAAAATAAACGAACCTAAAAGTATGGATCTTAATTTTGATTCTCCTTTTGAATTATTCAAGAATTTATACTCAAATTATTCCAGTACATTTCTATTGGAATCAATGGAAAGTGATAGTGGACTTGCAAGATTTTCAGTTTTAGGATTTAAACCATCAGCCATATTAAGGGCACGGGGAAACATCCTTGAAATAGAAAAGGATGGACAAATAGACGAAATAGAGATTGGAAACCCCTTTGATGAAATAAGAAAACTTACCTCCAATGCAACAGGTAAAAAAGGATTTAGAGGAGGTTTGGTAGGATATGTTTCCTACGAGGCTGCAAGACACTTCCAACCAATCCCGCTACAGCAAGGTGAAAAACCAGATTTTGAGTTTGGGCTGTTTTTGGATGGGATAATATTCGACAGAATACGAAATAAATGTGAATACGTAACTCTGGGTGAAAACAGATTAGAAGAAATTGAAAATATTTCAAAGCAAGAATACGAAATAGAGGGTTTACAATACAGGGAAAAAAATCATCACTTCTCAAGGCAGGAATTTGAATCGATGGTTTTAGAAGTAAAAGAAAGAATAAAAGCAGGTGAAATATTCCAGGGTGTAATATCAAATGCACGGGAATATGAATTAAAAGGGAATAAATTATCTTTCTATGACAGCCTCAGAAGAATAAATCCCTCACCATACATGTACCATCTAAAACTTGGAGAAAACGAAATAATTGGTTCAAGTCCTGAAATGCTGGTGAGAGTGGAGAATAGAATGGTTGAGACGTTTCCAATAGCTGGGACCAGAAAGAGGGGAAAAACATTAATTGAAGATGAGAAACTCAAAAAAGAACTCCTTCAAGATGATAAAGAAAGAGCAGAACATCTGATGCTGGTTGATCTTGCTAGAAATGATGTAGGGAAGGTAAGTGAATTTGGAACTGTAATGGTACCAGAGTATATGGGCGTGAAAAAATTCTCCCATGTACAACATATTGTATCGCGTGTTCAGGGAAAGCTTAGAAGAGATAAAACTGCGGTAGATGCTTTTGAAGCAATGTTTCCGGCTGGAACACTCAGTGGTGCCCCTAAAATAAGGGCTATGGAAATTATTGATGAACTGGAAAACTTACCCAGGGGTCCATACGCAGGAGCAGTAGGATATTTCTCTTTAAACGGAAATGCAGATTTTGCAATAACCATAAGGACAATGGTATGTGAAGGAAACAATGCCAAAATACAGGCAGGTGCAGGAATAGTACATGATTCCATACCTGAAGAGGAATACATTGAATGTGAAAACAAAGCAGGAGCTTTAATAAGTGCACTTAATGATGCAAGTCATGAAAATTTAGAATCAGAAAACACCTCTAGCAAAAGGAGGCAAATTAAATGA
- a CDS encoding glycosyltransferase yields the protein MKALFVVTGRGIGGDAVIAINIAKALSKYDFQSEFALDHTAPGLLFKKKGIEWHKTSIPQAGGHAATKKTLVNAGFKTGKAVIETAKMFRKINPDIVVGVIGGGAVVGCLTAKLTNIPSIGILNTPTDAKVCTKITTTVALPESNLFQTELQNKNINKAYSPVDPEIIVGNRENALKNMPDAFDENLPTILLSSGSTIFEKMAVAASKLGKSGIKANIILVGEPLEEEYNKYFDNKIDNNKLIYLGYINWINDLYKIVDIAVVTDDGMMIHEAMTWGIPVIALLKVKYGRYHNLAAVFEGAVLESELENLEDVLGDAFANMDKMKDNAVKYGEEVLKSSDKIARIICTRAKKK from the coding sequence ATGAAGGCATTATTCGTAGTTACAGGTAGAGGAATAGGCGGAGATGCTGTTATAGCCATTAACATTGCAAAGGCTTTATCGAAGTATGATTTCCAAAGTGAATTTGCACTCGACCACACTGCACCAGGTTTACTATTTAAAAAGAAAGGAATTGAATGGCATAAAACCAGCATTCCACAAGCAGGAGGACATGCCGCAACCAAAAAAACACTTGTAAATGCAGGATTTAAGACAGGGAAGGCTGTGATTGAAACTGCGAAAATGTTCAGGAAGATCAATCCAGACATAGTTGTGGGAGTTATAGGGGGAGGTGCGGTTGTAGGATGTTTAACAGCCAAACTTACCAACATACCATCCATAGGTATTCTGAATACACCTACTGATGCAAAAGTCTGTACAAAAATAACAACCACAGTAGCACTTCCAGAATCCAATCTCTTCCAAACTGAGTTGCAAAATAAAAATATAAATAAAGCATATTCTCCTGTAGATCCAGAAATAATAGTTGGAAATAGAGAAAATGCATTGAAAAATATGCCTGATGCCTTTGATGAAAACTTACCAACCATACTCTTATCATCGGGTTCAACAATCTTTGAAAAAATGGCAGTTGCAGCTTCAAAATTGGGTAAAAGTGGGATAAAAGCGAACATAATACTGGTTGGTGAACCTCTTGAAGAAGAGTACAATAAGTATTTTGATAACAAAATTGATAACAACAAACTTATCTATCTCGGATACATTAACTGGATAAACGATCTTTATAAGATCGTTGATATTGCAGTGGTTACTGACGATGGTATGATGATACATGAGGCCATGACATGGGGCATACCTGTTATAGCCCTCCTTAAAGTGAAATATGGTCGTTATCATAATCTCGCAGCAGTTTTTGAAGGAGCAGTACTTGAAAGTGAACTGGAAAATTTGGAAGATGTTCTTGGCGATGCATTTGCAAACATGGACAAGATGAAGGATAATGCTGTAAAATATGGTGAAGAAGTTCTAAAATCATCTGACAAGATTGCCAGAATAATATGTACTCGTGCAAAAAAGAAATAA
- a CDS encoding phosphoribosylanthranilate isomerase codes for MKIKICGITRFEDVSKCEESGANLIGFINIKRSKRFVTLQEIKTLVSSMKDKNKAVLVLEPDNPEEVIMKMKKTGIRIVQLHSLSKNQIKYLKWIEGFQRTLLERNITVIRAIGISNESLEMKDDELKFSSSKVKEIENFAKICDALLFDYQVKGKSGGTGLQIPTKMVLKAVKISKNVNHDIKIFLAGGMNSERIKNDIELQENVLDYFDVNSGVEDKPGIKNPELVDELMEIRAKI; via the coding sequence ATGAAGATTAAAATCTGTGGTATCACGCGGTTTGAAGATGTTTCTAAGTGTGAAGAATCTGGAGCCAATCTTATTGGATTTATTAACATTAAACGATCCAAGAGATTTGTAACGCTACAAGAGATCAAAACTTTGGTTTCCAGTATGAAGGATAAAAATAAGGCAGTTCTTGTATTGGAACCCGATAATCCTGAAGAAGTTATAATGAAAATGAAAAAAACAGGGATAAGAATTGTTCAACTACATTCTCTTTCAAAAAACCAAATAAAATATTTAAAATGGATAGAAGGTTTTCAAAGAACACTCCTTGAAAGAAATATCACTGTTATACGGGCTATTGGAATATCTAATGAATCACTGGAAATGAAGGATGATGAGCTCAAATTTTCCAGTTCTAAAGTAAAAGAGATAGAAAACTTTGCGAAAATATGCGATGCATTACTTTTTGATTACCAAGTTAAAGGGAAAAGCGGAGGTACAGGACTCCAAATTCCTACAAAAATGGTATTAAAAGCTGTTAAAATTTCTAAAAATGTCAATCATGATATAAAAATATTCTTAGCTGGCGGAATGAACTCAGAAAGAATTAAAAATGATATAGAATTACAAGAAAATGTTTTGGATTATTTTGATGTAAATTCAGGGGTTGAAGATAAACCCGGAATTAAAAATCCAGAACTTGTGGATGAATTAATGGAAATAAGAGCTAAAATTTGA
- a CDS encoding FmdE family protein, whose amino-acid sequence MSENDSFKNNKNRIALKPFSEVTEFHGHVCPGSAIGYKASEAGLNELKSNISQEEEIIAIVENDSCAVDAVQVITGCTFGKGNLLFMDHGKQVYTFINRTTNDVVRVSLMDSFSVDTLAPKLGKLRSKVNSGIANELEKADLKEMINEVSNEILEIPYNEMFHIEHVKVDIPEKARIFTSLKCSQCGEMVSEHRSRVKNGQIVCIPCFRE is encoded by the coding sequence ATGTCTGAAAATGATTCTTTTAAAAATAATAAAAATAGAATAGCTTTAAAACCATTCAGTGAAGTAACAGAGTTCCATGGCCATGTTTGTCCAGGTTCTGCCATTGGATATAAAGCTTCTGAAGCAGGGTTAAATGAACTTAAATCTAATATATCACAAGAAGAAGAGATTATTGCCATTGTTGAAAATGACAGTTGTGCAGTTGATGCTGTACAGGTAATCACAGGTTGCACATTTGGTAAAGGTAACTTATTATTTATGGACCATGGTAAACAGGTTTATACATTCATTAACAGGACAACCAACGATGTAGTCAGAGTATCTTTAATGGATTCATTCAGTGTAGATACTTTGGCCCCCAAACTTGGTAAATTAAGATCCAAAGTAAATTCTGGAATTGCAAACGAACTTGAAAAGGCAGATTTAAAGGAAATGATCAATGAAGTTTCCAATGAGATTCTTGAAATTCCATACAATGAAATGTTCCATATAGAGCATGTTAAAGTGGATATACCCGAAAAAGCAAGAATTTTTACATCACTCAAATGTTCACAATGTGGTGAAATGGTTTCAGAACACAGATCCAGAGTAAAAAATGGACAAATTGTTTGTATACCATGTTTTAGAGAATAA
- the trpB gene encoding tryptophan synthase subunit beta has translation MITNGKFGKYGGTFVPELIIPALEELEEAFLRYKDDEKFKEELEFYLKEFAGRPTSLYLAKNLSKKFGCKIYLKREDMLHTGAHKINNTLGQGLLAKYMGKKRLIAETGAGQHGIATAVVGAMLSIPSEIYMGSEDIERQKLNVFRMELSGGNVIPVESGSKTLKDAINEAFRDWITNIETTHYLIGSTMGPHPYPTMVKHFQSVIGKEARRQILEKEEKLPDAVIACVGGGSNAMGIFSGFVDDENVSLIGVEGGGDGVETKRTGATLCKGTEGVLHGSLSFVLQNNDGQISEAHSVSAGLDYPGVGPEHAHLKVTGRADYVAVTNEEALRGFELLSRYEGIIPALESSHAVAYAEKYAKIEETKGKTIIINLSGRGDKDMFLVAKEMGVEI, from the coding sequence ATGATAACAAATGGTAAATTTGGGAAATACGGTGGAACATTTGTGCCAGAACTCATAATTCCAGCACTTGAAGAACTGGAAGAGGCTTTTTTAAGGTACAAGGATGATGAAAAATTCAAAGAGGAACTTGAATTTTATCTTAAAGAATTTGCAGGAAGACCCACTTCTCTATATTTAGCAAAAAACCTATCAAAAAAGTTTGGATGTAAAATATATTTGAAGAGAGAGGACATGCTCCATACAGGGGCCCATAAAATAAACAATACTCTAGGACAGGGGCTTTTAGCTAAATATATGGGTAAAAAGCGTTTGATAGCAGAAACTGGTGCTGGGCAACATGGAATTGCAACTGCAGTTGTTGGAGCAATGCTCTCTATTCCAAGTGAAATTTACATGGGAAGTGAAGATATTGAAAGACAGAAACTCAATGTTTTCAGAATGGAATTATCTGGAGGCAATGTTATACCGGTTGAATCAGGTTCAAAAACTCTTAAAGATGCTATAAATGAAGCTTTCAGAGATTGGATCACAAATATTGAAACAACGCATTACCTCATTGGCTCAACAATGGGACCGCATCCTTACCCAACAATGGTTAAACATTTCCAGAGTGTGATTGGTAAAGAAGCAAGAAGACAAATCCTTGAAAAAGAAGAAAAACTTCCTGATGCAGTTATTGCATGTGTAGGTGGCGGAAGTAATGCAATGGGCATATTTTCAGGGTTCGTGGATGATGAAAATGTTTCTCTCATAGGTGTTGAAGGTGGCGGCGACGGTGTAGAAACAAAAAGAACAGGAGCAACACTATGCAAAGGTACAGAAGGAGTACTCCATGGTTCATTATCCTTCGTGCTACAGAATAATGATGGCCAAATATCAGAAGCACATTCTGTTTCTGCAGGACTTGATTATCCTGGAGTTGGTCCAGAGCATGCACATCTCAAAGTAACTGGACGTGCTGACTATGTTGCAGTAACAAATGAAGAAGCTTTAAGAGGATTTGAACTGCTTTCAAGATACGAAGGAATAATACCTGCACTAGAAAGTTCCCATGCAGTAGCATACGCTGAAAAATATGCTAAAATCGAAGAAACCAAGGGAAAAACTATTATTATTAATCTTTCAGGCAGGGGTGACAAGGATATGTTCTTAGTTGCTAAGGAAATGGGAGTGGAAATATGA
- the trpA gene encoding tryptophan synthase subunit alpha, whose translation MKFNKNECDCNNKVQSYSDMFHELKNKGEGAFIPFAVAGDPDFDSSIEIVKKYVDNGADALEIGFPFSDPVADGPSVQAADIRSLNSGMTTEKCFEFIRRIRKFTDIPIGLLVYYNLIYKMGIEEFYKNASISGVNGILAADLPPEEAEEVIVAAHKNNIDQIFMVAQTTSNERLAKIVKLCSGFLYVVAVMGVTGARSDIKKSTVDLIKRVRNHTDLPLAVGFGISKPEHVKDVIKSGSDGAIVASAIIDIITENQDNMDLAKDKIGKFCRELKESTIK comes from the coding sequence ATGAAATTTAATAAAAATGAGTGTGACTGTAACAATAAGGTACAGAGTTATTCAGACATGTTTCATGAACTGAAAAATAAGGGAGAGGGTGCATTCATACCATTTGCAGTTGCAGGTGATCCTGACTTTGATTCATCCATTGAAATTGTTAAAAAGTACGTTGATAACGGAGCAGATGCACTTGAAATAGGATTTCCATTCAGCGATCCTGTTGCTGATGGACCAAGTGTTCAAGCTGCGGATATAAGGTCTTTGAATTCTGGAATGACAACTGAAAAATGTTTTGAATTTATTAGAAGAATAAGGAAATTTACAGACATTCCAATAGGTTTATTGGTATACTACAATCTCATCTACAAAATGGGAATAGAAGAATTCTATAAAAATGCCAGTATAAGTGGTGTTAATGGTATTTTAGCAGCAGATTTACCTCCCGAAGAGGCTGAAGAAGTTATTGTAGCGGCACATAAAAATAATATAGATCAGATATTCATGGTTGCCCAAACAACTAGCAATGAAAGATTAGCTAAAATAGTTAAATTGTGTTCTGGATTTTTGTACGTTGTAGCAGTTATGGGAGTTACTGGTGCAAGATCAGATATTAAAAAAAGTACTGTGGACCTTATTAAACGTGTTAGGAACCATACAGATCTTCCATTGGCGGTAGGATTTGGAATTTCAAAGCCTGAACATGTTAAAGATGTGATAAAATCGGGTTCAGATGGGGCAATTGTTGCAAGTGCTATAATTGATATTATAACCGAAAATCAGGATAATATGGATCTTGCCAAAGATAAGATAGGTAAATTCTGTCGCGAATTAAAGGAATCAACTATTAAATAA
- the trpD gene encoding anthranilate phosphoribosyltransferase — protein sequence MIEKCITKVVSNTNLGEYEAYNCMLEMVSGEAEEIQSAAFLTALSIKGESAEEITGFVKAMRSVCIEISPRLDCPLVDTCGTGGDIFKTFNVSTTSAIIAASAGVAIAKHGNRSITSKCGGADILEALGVNINCNAAEVELCLENAGMGFMFAPNFHPAMKKMMPIRKKLGIRTVFNILGPLTSPANADIQLLGVFDPEYVDIIAQVLKNLGVKRAMVVHGYDENDEPAMDEISTIGKTRVAFLEKGHIKVEEIYPEDFGLKRCNPKFIKAPETIEENLEVVKSVLNGKNSSNEDNARLEICLVNTAAILFLAGKAKNLEEGVKIAMNSIESGMALEKLLKLIDVSNS from the coding sequence ATGATTGAGAAATGTATTACTAAAGTTGTGTCAAACACCAATTTGGGCGAGTATGAAGCGTATAATTGTATGTTAGAAATGGTGAGTGGAGAAGCTGAAGAAATACAATCCGCTGCTTTTTTAACAGCACTATCAATAAAGGGAGAATCTGCAGAAGAAATTACAGGTTTTGTCAAAGCCATGAGAAGTGTTTGCATAGAAATATCGCCTAGATTAGATTGTCCACTGGTAGATACATGTGGAACTGGTGGAGACATATTTAAAACCTTCAATGTTAGCACTACCTCTGCTATAATTGCGGCTTCGGCAGGTGTTGCAATTGCAAAACATGGAAACAGAAGCATAACAAGTAAATGCGGGGGAGCAGATATTCTCGAAGCTCTGGGAGTTAACATTAATTGTAATGCTGCAGAAGTTGAACTGTGCCTTGAAAATGCAGGAATGGGGTTCATGTTTGCTCCTAACTTCCATCCTGCAATGAAAAAAATGATGCCAATTAGAAAGAAGCTTGGTATTAGAACTGTCTTTAACATTTTAGGTCCTTTAACATCGCCTGCAAATGCAGATATACAGTTGTTAGGCGTATTTGACCCGGAATATGTTGATATAATTGCACAAGTACTTAAAAATCTTGGTGTGAAGCGTGCTATGGTTGTGCATGGTTATGATGAAAATGATGAGCCTGCGATGGATGAAATTTCAACAATTGGAAAGACTAGAGTTGCCTTTTTAGAAAAAGGCCATATAAAAGTTGAAGAAATTTATCCCGAAGACTTTGGTTTAAAAAGATGCAACCCTAAATTTATTAAAGCTCCGGAAACAATTGAAGAAAATCTAGAAGTAGTTAAATCAGTTTTGAATGGCAAAAATAGTTCAAATGAAGATAATGCACGGCTTGAAATTTGTCTTGTTAATACTGCAGCCATTTTATTTTTAGCTGGAAAAGCCAAAAACCTAGAAGAAGGGGTTAAAATAGCAATGAATTCTATTGAATCTGGAATGGCATTAGAAAAACTATTAAAATTGATTGATGTAAGTAACTCTTGA
- a CDS encoding HypC/HybG/HupF family hydrogenase formation chaperone: MCIAAPAQIVDITDNVATVDFGGVRQQAKLDLVGDLDIGRYVLVHSGYAIEVLSDQEAKESLEAWDELLKVLDEEDKELAKGT; encoded by the coding sequence ATGTGTATTGCAGCACCAGCACAAATAGTTGATATCACAGATAACGTGGCAACAGTTGACTTTGGCGGAGTAAGGCAACAAGCCAAATTAGACTTAGTTGGAGACTTGGATATAGGCAGATATGTCTTGGTACATTCAGGATATGCTATAGAAGTTTTATCAGATCAAGAAGCTAAAGAATCACTCGAAGCATGGGATGAACTCTTAAAAGTTCTAGATGAAGAAGATAAAGAGTTAGCAAAAGGAACTTAA
- a CDS encoding indole-3-glycerol phosphate synthase TrpC: protein MNTQNNRVQFEDIIKYRRQDLQREMELKPLNILKDEIESYRLSKNTNPDSNTQTDVKDLKQSLDQGNDVAVICEFKPASPSMGDISNSNLENALEIFEKSGASAVSILTENRHFKGSLDNLRSAYNLTKLPIIRKDFLINEYQIYQAKIEGASSVLLMNNIYPDLEKGISICRELDMNPLVECKNKEEIFHSLKVGADIIGINNRNFDDFNVNLKTTAKLAKYVPSDVILVSESGIKGPKDANYLSSFGVDALLIGTSIMGVKGYDGMLNAATNIISSVKGSRIVRNED from the coding sequence ATGAACACTCAAAATAACAGGGTACAATTTGAGGACATAATAAAATATAGAAGGCAAGATCTTCAAAGAGAAATGGAATTAAAACCATTAAATATACTTAAAGATGAAATTGAATCTTACAGATTATCTAAGAACACAAATCCTGATTCAAATACTCAAACAGATGTTAAAGATCTTAAACAATCGCTGGATCAAGGTAACGATGTTGCTGTTATATGTGAATTTAAACCAGCTTCACCATCAATGGGAGATATATCAAATTCTAATCTTGAGAATGCACTGGAAATATTTGAAAAATCGGGTGCATCTGCAGTATCAATTCTAACAGAAAATCGGCACTTCAAGGGAAGTTTAGATAATCTTAGATCAGCTTATAACTTAACAAAACTTCCAATTATAAGAAAGGACTTCCTAATTAATGAGTATCAAATATATCAAGCAAAAATTGAAGGTGCAAGTTCAGTACTGTTGATGAATAATATTTATCCAGATCTTGAGAAGGGAATTTCAATTTGCAGAGAACTTGATATGAACCCTCTTGTTGAATGTAAAAACAAAGAGGAAATATTTCATTCTTTGAAGGTTGGTGCAGATATTATTGGTATAAACAATAGAAACTTCGATGATTTCAATGTCAACCTGAAAACAACTGCAAAACTTGCCAAATATGTGCCTTCAGATGTTATTTTAGTATCAGAAAGCGGAATTAAAGGTCCCAAAGATGCTAATTATCTATCAAGTTTTGGGGTTGATGCGCTTCTTATAGGGACATCTATAATGGGTGTCAAGGGATATGATGGCATGTTAAACGCAGCAACCAATATAATAAGTTCTGTGAAAGGATCAAGGATTGTTAGAAATGAAGATTAA
- a CDS encoding anthranilate synthase component II, which translates to MILIIDNYDSFTYNLFQMVGEIYSDIVVKRNDEITVEQIKILKPQGIIISPGPGTPENSRDFGISMNVIKELGSEIPILGVCLGHQGIFVAFGGEITRNEPVHGKQSNIFHTEDGIFKGVENPLPAARYHSLFCKDETKPECMEIIARTNDGMIMGIKHRDKPIFGLQFHPESIGTSQGMKLLENFVEILV; encoded by the coding sequence ATGATATTGATCATTGACAACTACGATTCATTTACTTATAACTTATTCCAGATGGTTGGAGAAATTTATAGTGATATAGTAGTTAAAAGAAACGATGAAATAACAGTAGAACAGATAAAAATCCTTAAACCTCAGGGAATAATAATTTCACCTGGTCCTGGTACTCCTGAAAACAGCAGGGACTTTGGAATATCAATGAATGTAATTAAAGAACTGGGATCTGAAATACCAATCTTGGGAGTATGCCTGGGACATCAGGGGATATTTGTGGCATTTGGTGGTGAAATCACACGAAATGAACCTGTTCATGGTAAACAGAGTAATATATTCCATACTGAAGATGGGATTTTCAAAGGAGTTGAAAATCCACTTCCTGCTGCAAGGTACCACTCATTATTCTGCAAAGATGAAACAAAACCAGAATGCATGGAAATTATTGCAAGAACCAACGATGGCATGATAATGGGAATTAAACACCGAGATAAACCTATTTTTGGTCTTCAATTCCACCCGGAATCCATTGGGACATCACAAGGTATGAAATTACTAGAAAACTTTGTGGAGATCCTTGTATGA
- a CDS encoding amino acid-binding protein, protein MWDRIKHNFDKFPARMAVARKIVELGLRVGDKGKIYCGDVEISDVALARSVNVDRRAIKSTVDVILADPQLSGIFQNIFPAGTLLKNIAKNLGFGVVEIEAEAGNSGILARSTELISREGISIRQAHAGDPELEENPRLTIITEKPIQGELINEFLNIPGVKRVSIY, encoded by the coding sequence ATGTGGGACAGAATAAAACATAACTTTGATAAATTCCCTGCACGTATGGCTGTAGCAAGGAAAATAGTTGAACTAGGATTGAGAGTAGGAGATAAAGGTAAAATATATTGTGGAGACGTGGAGATAAGCGATGTTGCCCTTGCTAGATCAGTCAACGTTGATAGAAGAGCCATAAAGTCAACTGTTGATGTCATACTTGCAGATCCCCAGTTATCTGGAATATTTCAGAATATATTTCCCGCAGGAACTTTGTTGAAAAACATTGCAAAGAATCTTGGATTTGGTGTTGTGGAAATTGAAGCAGAAGCTGGAAATTCCGGAATACTTGCTAGATCAACCGAACTCATATCAAGAGAAGGAATCAGTATAAGACAAGCACACGCTGGAGACCCCGAACTTGAAGAAAACCCCAGATTAACAATAATAACAGAAAAACCTATTCAAGGAGAACTTATAAATGAATTTTTGAATATTCCTGGTGTTAAAAGAGTATCAATCTACTGA